In Deltaproteobacteria bacterium, a genomic segment contains:
- a CDS encoding response regulator → MKRILIVEDELSISNLIAYNLERIGYRVATAYDGTEALQLVDEFSPHLITLDLLLPLRSGWQVLDAIRHHPRKQVSAVSVVVLSALSSVQLRSELLRSGVTHCLGKPFSVMELCMLVNTLLQEKIDTAWESPL, encoded by the coding sequence GTGAAGCGTATCCTTATTGTCGAAGACGAACTCAGCATCTCGAACTTGATCGCTTATAATCTCGAACGAATCGGTTATCGGGTCGCTACCGCTTACGACGGAACCGAAGCTCTTCAATTGGTGGATGAATTCAGTCCTCACCTCATTACGTTAGACTTGCTGCTGCCGCTGCGCAGCGGCTGGCAAGTGCTGGACGCAATCCGTCATCATCCTCGCAAGCAGGTTTCCGCCGTGTCAGTGGTGGTGTTGAGCGCCTTGAGTTCCGTGCAGTTACGCTCTGAGCTGTTACGGAGCGGCGTGACCCACTGCCTGGGAAAGCCTTTCTCCGTCATGGAGCTTTGCATGCTGGTCAATACGCTGCTGCAAGAAAAGATCGATACGGCCTGGGAAAGTCCTCTGTAA
- a CDS encoding putative porin has translation MQIRKKVATTLCAGGILLGLWGATPAYAQKRSVAEELIEVLEADGKLSKSKAEELRQRAKVENEAREAGVEAFRREPVKAIKADKDFDWLNRLSFFGDLRTRGEGFYQDQGSLGNGRTRLRIRLRLGMRARISDELEGVLRIASGTANDPISTNQSLDNLFNKKPINLDQAYLTFSPGQSFGLGGWEWKPLTISAGKMPVTLWRPRANMLSEMIFDDDLTPEGLAETFTPYQATEGFVRRFQINAVQWLAREQARSAESMIWGGQLVGAFSLLPSTNLTLAVGDYYFSHDAVLAKERTTNSDLKLTNGVILKNGAVVRGGASFSPSSTNPIRDFASGFNIFNVGAQVDYNTGYPRWPLTFFVDYAKNTLAYNNEDTAIWGGVSLGTLRNPGDFAFSAVYARTETESLMSYFTYSDFGRDGGTNVQGPFVKFDYLLLPRLTLTAKNHFVSFIDRQRGQSNSMLNRLQLDAQLAF, from the coding sequence ATGCAAATACGAAAGAAGGTCGCCACCACGTTGTGTGCGGGCGGCATATTGCTTGGACTGTGGGGGGCAACACCAGCCTACGCCCAGAAAAGAAGCGTGGCCGAAGAGCTGATCGAGGTCCTCGAAGCCGACGGGAAGCTCAGCAAGAGCAAAGCTGAAGAACTGCGGCAACGCGCGAAAGTCGAGAACGAAGCCCGCGAGGCCGGGGTCGAGGCGTTCCGACGCGAGCCAGTCAAAGCAATTAAAGCCGACAAAGATTTCGACTGGCTCAATCGCCTCTCTTTCTTCGGGGACTTGCGCACTCGTGGAGAGGGATTCTATCAAGACCAAGGCTCATTGGGAAACGGGCGAACGCGGCTACGTATCCGGCTGCGCCTCGGCATGCGCGCCAGAATCAGTGACGAGCTGGAAGGCGTGCTCCGCATCGCCAGCGGGACCGCGAACGATCCGATCTCCACGAACCAGAGCCTCGATAACCTGTTCAACAAGAAGCCGATCAATCTCGACCAAGCTTACCTGACCTTTTCTCCAGGACAAAGCTTCGGGTTGGGGGGATGGGAGTGGAAACCATTGACCATTTCCGCCGGAAAAATGCCGGTCACCCTGTGGCGCCCACGCGCCAACATGCTGTCGGAAATGATTTTTGACGACGACTTGACTCCGGAAGGGTTGGCAGAAACCTTCACCCCGTATCAGGCCACCGAGGGCTTCGTGCGACGTTTTCAGATCAACGCCGTCCAGTGGTTGGCGCGAGAACAAGCTCGGTCGGCCGAATCCATGATCTGGGGCGGGCAGCTTGTCGGCGCTTTCTCTCTGCTACCTTCGACCAACCTCACTCTCGCAGTCGGCGACTACTACTTCTCGCATGATGCGGTGTTGGCCAAAGAAAGAACCACGAACAGCGATCTGAAGCTGACCAATGGCGTCATCTTGAAGAATGGAGCAGTTGTGAGAGGTGGCGCTTCTTTCAGCCCCAGCAGTACGAATCCCATCCGCGATTTCGCCAGTGGGTTTAACATCTTCAATGTCGGCGCGCAGGTGGACTACAACACCGGGTACCCACGATGGCCATTGACGTTCTTTGTCGATTACGCGAAAAACACTTTGGCTTACAACAACGAAGATACCGCTATCTGGGGCGGCGTCAGCTTAGGGACACTGCGCAATCCTGGCGATTTCGCTTTCTCAGCCGTGTATGCCCGGACCGAGACCGAATCGCTCATGTCGTACTTCACGTACAGCGATTTCGGTCGCGACGGCGGCACCAATGTCCAGGGGCCGTTCGTAAAGTTCGACTACCTTTTGTTGCCGCGCCTCACGCTGACCGCCAAGAACCACTTCGTGTCCTTCATCGACCGTCAGCGGGGCCAGTCCAACTCGATGCTCAACCGCTTACAGCTCGACGCCCAGTTGGCGTTCTAG
- a CDS encoding phosphate ABC transporter substrate-binding protein, whose protein sequence is MKSKAVWRGIIVATLVARVCSWTTPVLAQEAVKVDPAIPAYQPVSGISGNLSSIGSDSMNNLMTLWAEGFKKFYPNVNIQVEGKGSSTAPPALIEGTAQLGPMSRPMRGTEIDAFEAKYGYKPTPLRTSLDSLAVFVHKDNPIKGLSISQVDAIFSKTQRCKSANATTWGQVGIGDAAWAGVPISLYGRNSASGTYGFFKEHALCNGDYKDSVKEQPGSASVVQGVSEDRGAAGYSGIGYKTSGVRAVPVAAKEGDAPQEATYENVIAGKYPLARYLFIYINRPEGQASDPLVREFAKFIFSKEGQEVVIKDGYYPVPVTITREEAAKVQ, encoded by the coding sequence ATGAAAAGCAAAGCCGTATGGCGGGGAATCATTGTCGCTACACTTGTCGCTCGGGTGTGCTCGTGGACCACGCCGGTATTGGCGCAAGAGGCGGTCAAAGTCGATCCCGCTATCCCTGCGTATCAGCCGGTCAGCGGTATTTCTGGCAACCTGAGCAGTATCGGTTCGGATTCCATGAACAACCTCATGACTCTCTGGGCCGAGGGTTTCAAAAAATTCTATCCCAACGTCAACATTCAAGTCGAAGGGAAAGGATCAAGCACGGCCCCTCCAGCACTCATCGAGGGCACGGCGCAGCTCGGCCCCATGTCGCGACCGATGCGCGGCACGGAAATCGACGCCTTCGAAGCGAAATATGGCTACAAACCGACGCCGTTGCGCACCTCGTTGGACTCGCTGGCAGTGTTCGTTCACAAGGATAATCCCATTAAAGGGCTGTCAATCTCACAAGTGGACGCCATTTTTTCTAAGACGCAGCGTTGCAAAAGCGCGAATGCGACAACCTGGGGACAGGTTGGGATTGGCGATGCCGCGTGGGCTGGGGTGCCGATTAGCCTGTATGGCCGCAACTCGGCGTCCGGCACTTACGGCTTCTTCAAGGAGCACGCGCTCTGCAATGGAGATTACAAAGACTCGGTGAAGGAACAACCCGGCTCCGCCTCTGTCGTGCAAGGAGTGAGCGAAGACCGGGGTGCAGCCGGTTACAGTGGCATCGGTTATAAGACTTCTGGAGTGCGTGCGGTGCCGGTTGCGGCGAAAGAAGGAGACGCTCCTCAGGAGGCAACCTACGAAAACGTTATTGCGGGGAAATATCCGTTAGCACGCTACCTGTTCATCTACATCAACCGCCCGGAAGGGCAAGCCTCCGACCCGCTAGTGCGTGAGTTCGCCAAATTCATTTTTAGCAAAGAAGGACAAGAGGTTGTGATTAAGGACGGCTATTATCCCGTGCCAGTGACGATTACCAGGGAAGAAGCCGCTAAGGTACAGTAA
- a CDS encoding ABC transporter permease subunit, translating into MPDTRVIESQDIRTIEKTRSRLNLEQRNTRTRWKKVTDRAAGVVITTGGVAIILSVLAILFVIVAESLPLWKDPTATPLPSVNLQQVTGPILAFGVDEYREIAYAATPKGTVELVSLTDRSLLQSYRIKGLQNQHVTAAFRDDLNSVLVVGTSGGAAIPLRISFAAKFQDGKRSLTPNISEGKPLQIDPQGRAITHLAYAEAEGKRNIAALVGPRTLLFYAQREKSSLLGEGESEEFRADLSSTLTADLTTLALDRYLTVLLAGTATGEVHHWQVEEPENPALVSTFAPTADKKGGISALGWVLGDRSVIVGDTTGGVSVWFPVREAPDSQIAPYRQIHVLRSHTAPVTAIARSPRDKGFLTADAAGTILLHHSTSDQTLLELRTNNAALPLLVFAPKANGLLSVDAQGQLFRWELFNPHPEVSLKALFGKVWYEGYDQPEYTWQSSSGSDEFEPKFSLTPLAYGTLKGTFYALLLAVPLSLCAALYTSQFLHPTLRNTLKPTVEVMAALPSVVLGFFAGLWLAPVVEKIVPAVFLMLLLLPLVTLAASFLWRLIPLATRSRFKPGTELFFLGPVLVAAMYVCISLSGWMESTFFAGSFPQWLYATTGERYDPRNSLVVGFAMGFAVVPIIYTISEDAFSNVPQHLVSGSLALGATRWQTALRVVLPTASPGLFSAVMIGFGRAVGETMIVLMATGNTPVMDPSMFNGFRALSANIAVEIPEAPHGSTLYRVLFLAALLLFILTFVVNTAAEVVRQRLRERYSKI; encoded by the coding sequence ATGCCCGATACCCGAGTGATCGAGAGCCAGGACATCAGGACGATAGAGAAGACCCGGAGCCGTCTCAATCTAGAGCAGAGGAACACCCGCACGCGGTGGAAAAAAGTAACCGACCGGGCTGCCGGCGTCGTCATTACGACCGGCGGGGTAGCGATCATTCTCAGCGTGCTCGCTATTTTGTTCGTCATCGTCGCCGAATCGCTGCCACTCTGGAAAGATCCTACTGCGACGCCGCTGCCGTCAGTGAACTTGCAGCAAGTGACAGGGCCGATTCTGGCGTTCGGTGTCGACGAGTATCGAGAAATCGCCTATGCGGCGACGCCTAAGGGCACTGTCGAGCTGGTCTCATTAACCGATCGCAGCCTCCTGCAGAGCTATCGTATTAAGGGATTACAGAACCAGCACGTCACCGCCGCGTTTCGTGACGATCTGAATAGTGTCCTTGTGGTTGGCACTTCCGGTGGTGCCGCCATTCCTTTACGGATAAGCTTCGCCGCGAAATTTCAGGACGGCAAACGGTCGCTGACGCCAAACATCAGCGAAGGCAAGCCGCTACAAATCGATCCGCAAGGACGCGCCATTACGCACCTTGCCTATGCGGAGGCAGAAGGCAAGCGTAATATCGCCGCCCTCGTCGGCCCGCGCACCTTGCTCTTTTATGCACAGCGGGAGAAGAGTTCACTTCTGGGAGAAGGCGAAAGCGAAGAATTCCGAGCGGACCTGTCTTCCACGCTCACAGCCGACCTGACCACACTCGCGCTGGATAGGTATTTGACCGTCCTCTTGGCTGGAACGGCAACAGGCGAAGTTCACCACTGGCAAGTCGAAGAACCGGAGAATCCGGCCCTCGTCAGCACTTTTGCACCAACGGCAGACAAGAAGGGCGGCATCAGTGCGCTCGGTTGGGTCTTAGGAGACCGCTCTGTCATCGTCGGGGATACGACAGGCGGTGTCAGCGTGTGGTTCCCCGTGCGCGAAGCTCCGGACTCGCAAATCGCTCCCTATCGTCAGATTCATGTCCTGCGCTCTCACACCGCGCCAGTCACGGCGATCGCACGTTCGCCTCGTGACAAAGGCTTTCTGACGGCTGACGCCGCCGGAACGATTCTGTTGCATCACTCGACCTCCGACCAGACCCTGTTGGAGTTACGTACGAACAACGCGGCGCTCCCGCTCCTCGTGTTCGCGCCCAAGGCGAATGGCCTACTGTCCGTCGATGCGCAGGGGCAACTTTTTCGCTGGGAGCTGTTCAACCCTCATCCGGAAGTCAGCCTCAAAGCGTTGTTCGGTAAGGTATGGTACGAAGGGTACGACCAACCGGAATACACTTGGCAATCCAGCAGCGGCAGCGACGAATTCGAGCCGAAGTTTAGTCTGACCCCTTTGGCCTACGGTACCTTGAAGGGCACGTTCTACGCGCTCTTGCTCGCCGTTCCCCTCAGCCTCTGTGCGGCATTGTATACCTCACAATTCCTACATCCCACGTTGCGGAATACGCTCAAGCCGACAGTAGAAGTCATGGCAGCACTGCCGAGCGTCGTGCTGGGTTTCTTCGCCGGGTTGTGGCTGGCTCCTGTGGTCGAAAAGATCGTGCCCGCCGTCTTCTTAATGCTGCTTCTGTTGCCGCTCGTCACCTTGGCGGCTTCTTTTCTTTGGCGGCTGATTCCGCTTGCTACGCGCAGCAGATTCAAGCCTGGCACCGAGTTGTTTTTTCTTGGCCCCGTGCTGGTCGCCGCTATGTACGTCTGTATCAGTCTCAGCGGCTGGATGGAGTCCACGTTTTTTGCCGGCAGCTTCCCCCAATGGCTCTACGCCACCACTGGCGAGCGTTACGACCCGCGCAACTCTCTGGTGGTCGGCTTCGCTATGGGTTTTGCTGTCGTTCCCATCATCTACACCATTAGCGAAGACGCATTCTCCAATGTCCCCCAACACCTTGTATCCGGCTCTCTGGCTCTGGGCGCAACACGGTGGCAGACCGCGCTGCGCGTTGTCTTACCCACGGCCAGCCCGGGATTGTTCTCCGCGGTCATGATCGGCTTCGGTCGGGCGGTGGGAGAAACCATGATCGTGCTGATGGCAACCGGGAACACGCCAGTCATGGACCCTAGCATGTTTAACGGGTTCCGGGCCTTGTCGGCGAACATCGCCGTGGAAATTCCCGAAGCGCCGCATGGCAGCACCCTCTACCGCGTCTTGTTTCTTGCCGCGTTGCTGCTATTCATCTTAACATTCGTGGTGAACACGGCGGCTGAAGTCGTGCGGCAACGATTACGCGAGCGGTACAGCAAGATCTGA
- the pstA gene encoding phosphate ABC transporter permease PstA: MIISLIVIVAANALGFFWPQELILARLQDGGVALGQVTAREPRPTTAGENAVRYRTQFQVGNRDLYGADFRWIEDEKIVERSQPADAIYFERWEWGPLFGFIKAIKDGETVIAEGFQAGWEKFRELHPQTQERLDRIAYIEKKEIGAMNAHIERLRLDAKGVSLREADVTRAAIRIAELEKEVQEWQAQYEEKSKELQTLRRENNRYRLVVQAAGGREKDMPLAGIVRAFLPNQMHWGQRMALYLTRLWEFVWEDPRESNTEGGVFPAIFGTVTMVLTMSVLVVPFGVIAALYLREYAKQGMLVRVVRIAINNLAGVPSIVFGVFGLGFFIYLIGGNIDRLFYPEALPTPTYGTGGILWASLTLALLTVPVVIVATEESLSSIPREWREGSLALGATKWETIRKIVLPGALPGILTGAILAMARGAGEVAPLMITGVVKLAPTLPVDLQAPFFHLERKFMHLGFHIYDVGFQSPNVEAAKPMVFTTTLLLIFIIIALNLTAIAVRNRLRSRLRFGTF; encoded by the coding sequence ATGATCATTTCGCTCATCGTGATTGTGGCGGCGAACGCCCTCGGCTTCTTCTGGCCGCAGGAGCTGATTCTCGCTCGCTTACAAGACGGGGGAGTGGCACTCGGCCAAGTGACCGCCCGTGAACCGAGGCCGACTACCGCCGGAGAAAACGCCGTGCGCTATCGCACCCAGTTCCAGGTGGGGAACCGCGACCTATATGGCGCGGATTTTCGCTGGATCGAGGACGAGAAGATTGTCGAGCGTTCGCAGCCGGCGGATGCGATCTACTTCGAACGCTGGGAATGGGGACCGCTCTTTGGGTTCATCAAAGCCATCAAAGATGGCGAGACCGTTATCGCCGAAGGCTTTCAGGCAGGATGGGAGAAGTTCCGCGAGCTGCATCCGCAGACCCAAGAACGCCTTGACCGCATTGCATACATCGAGAAAAAAGAGATCGGTGCGATGAACGCCCATATCGAGCGGTTACGCTTGGATGCGAAAGGCGTCTCGCTACGAGAAGCCGACGTCACTCGTGCCGCGATACGTATCGCCGAGCTCGAAAAGGAAGTCCAGGAGTGGCAAGCGCAATATGAGGAGAAATCCAAAGAGCTGCAAACACTCCGTCGGGAGAATAATCGCTACCGACTCGTCGTGCAGGCCGCCGGTGGACGCGAGAAAGATATGCCGCTCGCCGGCATCGTGCGCGCGTTTCTTCCCAATCAAATGCACTGGGGCCAGAGAATGGCGCTCTATTTGACGCGGTTGTGGGAGTTCGTCTGGGAAGACCCACGCGAATCGAACACTGAAGGCGGGGTCTTCCCGGCGATTTTCGGTACGGTCACGATGGTGCTCACTATGAGCGTGCTTGTCGTCCCCTTCGGCGTTATCGCTGCCTTGTACCTGCGCGAATACGCCAAGCAAGGCATGCTGGTGCGCGTGGTCCGCATTGCTATTAACAACCTCGCTGGCGTGCCATCCATCGTGTTCGGCGTGTTCGGGCTGGGATTTTTCATCTACCTGATCGGCGGCAATATCGACCGGCTGTTCTACCCGGAAGCGTTACCGACGCCGACCTATGGCACGGGTGGTATTCTGTGGGCGTCGCTCACCCTGGCGCTGTTGACCGTACCAGTGGTCATTGTGGCGACAGAGGAATCCCTCTCTTCCATTCCTCGCGAGTGGCGCGAAGGGTCGTTGGCGCTGGGCGCGACCAAATGGGAAACCATCAGAAAGATCGTATTGCCGGGAGCGCTGCCAGGGATTCTGACCGGGGCCATTCTGGCCATGGCCCGAGGCGCGGGCGAAGTCGCGCCCCTCATGATCACCGGCGTCGTCAAACTCGCGCCCACCTTGCCCGTGGACTTGCAAGCTCCGTTCTTTCATCTGGAACGCAAATTCATGCACCTCGGGTTTCATATTTACGATGTCGGGTTCCAGTCGCCGAACGTGGAGGCGGCGAAGCCCATGGTGTTCACCACCACCTTGCTATTGATTTTCATCATTATTGCGCTCAACCTGACCGCTATCGCCGTACGGAATCGCTTGCGCAGCCGTCTTCGTTTCGGCACTTTTTGA
- a CDS encoding phosphate ABC transporter ATP-binding protein: MEVTEIQIRSLCLNYGSKRALHDIDMDIGRHQVTAFIGPSGCGKSTLLRCLNRLNDLVDGVQVIGSIRLQGEEILDPMLDVTELRKRVGMVFQKPNPFPKTIYENVAYGPRILGIRGKARLDEIVERSLKSAALWEEAKDRLHDNALALSGGQHQRLCIARTIAVEPEVVLMDEPCSALDPIATTKIEELIHELKERYTIVIVTHNMQQAARVSDYTAFMYLGRLIEFGKTEKLFTTPDKQETEDYITGRFG, translated from the coding sequence ATGGAGGTAACCGAAATCCAGATTCGCTCCCTGTGTCTGAACTACGGGAGCAAACGCGCACTCCACGATATCGACATGGATATCGGTCGCCACCAAGTCACCGCCTTCATCGGGCCTTCGGGTTGCGGCAAATCCACGTTGTTGCGTTGCCTGAACCGTTTGAACGACCTGGTCGACGGCGTACAGGTCATCGGTAGCATTCGCTTACAGGGCGAAGAGATCCTTGACCCCATGCTCGACGTGACCGAGCTGCGTAAACGCGTGGGCATGGTGTTCCAAAAACCGAATCCGTTCCCTAAGACGATTTACGAGAATGTCGCGTATGGGCCGCGCATTCTCGGCATTCGCGGCAAAGCCCGCTTGGACGAGATCGTCGAACGGAGTCTAAAAAGCGCCGCGTTGTGGGAGGAAGCCAAAGACCGCCTCCACGATAATGCCCTAGCGCTCTCCGGCGGACAACATCAGCGGCTCTGCATTGCCAGAACCATCGCGGTGGAGCCGGAGGTGGTGCTCATGGACGAACCCTGTTCGGCGCTCGATCCGATCGCCACGACAAAGATCGAAGAACTCATTCACGAGCTGAAGGAACGCTACACCATCGTCATCGTAACCCACAACATGCAACAGGCCGCTCGGGTCTCGGATTACACCGCGTTCATGTATCTGGGTCGGCTCATTGAGTTCGGCAAAACGGAAAAGCTGTTCACCACGCCCGATAAACAAGAGACCGAAGACTATATCACCGGCCGATTCGGCTAA
- the phoU gene encoding phosphate signaling complex protein PhoU: protein MPLHTDRQYEEDLQQLRARVLEMGGLVERQITDAMTSLVERNSPLAQEVIARDHTVNYLDVAIDETSTKLLALHQPAARDLRFIVTSVRISTDLERVGDIARNICERAMELNQEPPLKPYVDLPRMAEWARSMLRDSLDAFIREDTELALQVCQRDDFIDNLTSQIFREMLSHMTQDPQNVSRAVRILFLAKYLERIADHATNIGEMVIYMVKGKSIRHLSPPPASV from the coding sequence ATGCCGCTGCATACAGATCGACAGTACGAAGAAGACCTTCAACAACTCCGCGCCCGCGTGCTCGAAATGGGTGGGCTGGTGGAGAGACAGATTACCGACGCCATGACTTCTCTTGTCGAGCGCAATTCGCCGCTCGCGCAAGAAGTCATCGCGCGAGATCACACGGTCAATTATTTGGACGTCGCCATCGACGAAACCAGCACCAAGCTCTTGGCGCTGCATCAGCCGGCGGCGCGCGATCTCCGGTTCATCGTTACCAGCGTGCGCATCTCGACCGATCTCGAACGCGTCGGCGACATCGCCCGCAATATCTGCGAACGAGCCATGGAACTGAACCAGGAACCGCCGCTCAAGCCGTATGTCGATCTCCCGCGCATGGCGGAATGGGCACGTTCGATGCTGCGTGACAGTCTCGACGCCTTCATCCGCGAAGACACCGAGTTGGCGCTCCAAGTCTGTCAGCGCGACGATTTCATCGACAACCTCACGTCACAAATTTTTCGCGAAATGCTGTCGCACATGACTCAAGATCCCCAGAACGTAAGCCGGGCCGTGCGCATTCTGTTCTTAGCGAAGTATCTGGAACGCATCGCCGACCATGCCACGAACATCGGCGAGATGGTCATCTATATGGTCAAAGGCAAGAGTATTCGCCATCTCTCACCTCCTCCGGCGTCGGTGTAG